The following coding sequences lie in one Arachis hypogaea cultivar Tifrunner chromosome 4, arahy.Tifrunner.gnm2.J5K5, whole genome shotgun sequence genomic window:
- the LOC112796816 gene encoding dof zinc finger protein DOF5.1 isoform X2: MADRARMANIPMQEPAQKCPRCESTNTKFCYFNNYSLSQPRHFCKTCRRYWTRGGALRNVPVGGGCRRNKRTKGTTTSNNGSKSPPPSSDRGGPTVSGGSFASEIAGLSPPVPSSLRFMAPLMHHQQLGDHFSGVGGGDLGLNYAAISGPMGGMGDLNFHIGSALRSDVTGGGNGGSSLLSAAGLEQWRVPQTQQFSFLTGFEASSHGLYQFENSTSEGSGYGGGSSGGGGAIRPNKVSTFASVVKMEESNNNLPRQFLGMNNNSSSNSEHFVPASWTHLSGFTSSNTTNNPP, translated from the coding sequence ATGGCGGACAGGGCAAGGATGGCTAACATACCCATGCAAGAGCCAGCACAAAAGTGTCCAAGATGTGAATCTACCAACACAAAGTTTTGCTACTTCAACAACTACAGCCTCTCTCAGCCCCGGCACTTCTGCAAGACCTGCCGGAGGTACTGGACCCGAGGCGGCGCTTTGAGAAATGTTCCGGTCGGCGGCGGCTGCCGGAGGAACAAGAGGACTAAAGGAACAACCACCAGCAACAACGGCTCCAAGTCACCACCACCGAGCTCTGATCGCGGAGGTCCCACCGTCTCTGGTGGCAGCTTTGCCTCTGAAATCGCAGGCCTAAGCCCTCCGGTGCCCTCGTCGCTGAGATTCATGGCTCCATTAATGCATCATCAGCAACTTGGAGATCACTTTTCAGGAGTTGGTGGCGGTGATTTAGGCCTAAACTACGCCGCAATTTCTGGTCCAATGGGAGGAATGGGTGACTTAAATTTTCACATAGGAAGTGCTTTGCGCAGTGATGTCACCGGTGGCGGCAATGGAGGCAGTTCTCTTCTATCAGCTGCAGGTTTGGAACAATGGAGGGTTCCACAAACACAACAATTTTCTTTCTTGACAGGTTTCGAAGCTTCATCACATGGCCTATACCAATTTGAAAATAGTACTAGTGAGGGTTCTGGATACGGCGGAGGCAGCAGTGGTGGTGGCGGTGCTATTCGGCCGAATAAGGTGTCGACTTTTGCCTCAGTAGTGAAGATggaagaaagtaataataatttgcCAAGGCAGTTTTTGGGGATGAATAATAATTCATCAAGTAATAGTGAGCATTTTGTTCCTGCTTCTTGGACACACCTTTCTGGTTTTACTTCTTCCAATACTACCAATAATCCTCCATAG
- the LOC112796816 gene encoding dof zinc finger protein DOF3.6 isoform X1 yields the protein MVYTSIPAYIDPVNWHQQQQPNHQQNNTGGTSSQLLHPPPPPLPPSTQQHGASTSSIRPGSMADRARMANIPMQEPAQKCPRCESTNTKFCYFNNYSLSQPRHFCKTCRRYWTRGGALRNVPVGGGCRRNKRTKGTTTSNNGSKSPPPSSDRGGPTVSGGSFASEIAGLSPPVPSSLRFMAPLMHHQQLGDHFSGVGGGDLGLNYAAISGPMGGMGDLNFHIGSALRSDVTGGGNGGSSLLSAAGLEQWRVPQTQQFSFLTGFEASSHGLYQFENSTSEGSGYGGGSSGGGGAIRPNKVSTFASVVKMEESNNNLPRQFLGMNNNSSSNSEHFVPASWTHLSGFTSSNTTNNPP from the exons ATGGTTTATACTTCCATCCCAGCATATATTGATCCAGTCAATTGGCATCAGCAACag CAACCAAATCATCAACAAAACAACACAGGTGGCACAAGCTCTCAACTTCTTCATCCTCCACCACCACCTCTTCCGCCATCGACTCAACAACATGGAGCCAGTACTAGCTCCATCAGACCTGGGTCGATGGCGGACAGGGCAAGGATGGCTAACATACCCATGCAAGAGCCAGCACAAAAGTGTCCAAGATGTGAATCTACCAACACAAAGTTTTGCTACTTCAACAACTACAGCCTCTCTCAGCCCCGGCACTTCTGCAAGACCTGCCGGAGGTACTGGACCCGAGGCGGCGCTTTGAGAAATGTTCCGGTCGGCGGCGGCTGCCGGAGGAACAAGAGGACTAAAGGAACAACCACCAGCAACAACGGCTCCAAGTCACCACCACCGAGCTCTGATCGCGGAGGTCCCACCGTCTCTGGTGGCAGCTTTGCCTCTGAAATCGCAGGCCTAAGCCCTCCGGTGCCCTCGTCGCTGAGATTCATGGCTCCATTAATGCATCATCAGCAACTTGGAGATCACTTTTCAGGAGTTGGTGGCGGTGATTTAGGCCTAAACTACGCCGCAATTTCTGGTCCAATGGGAGGAATGGGTGACTTAAATTTTCACATAGGAAGTGCTTTGCGCAGTGATGTCACCGGTGGCGGCAATGGAGGCAGTTCTCTTCTATCAGCTGCAGGTTTGGAACAATGGAGGGTTCCACAAACACAACAATTTTCTTTCTTGACAGGTTTCGAAGCTTCATCACATGGCCTATACCAATTTGAAAATAGTACTAGTGAGGGTTCTGGATACGGCGGAGGCAGCAGTGGTGGTGGCGGTGCTATTCGGCCGAATAAGGTGTCGACTTTTGCCTCAGTAGTGAAGATggaagaaagtaataataatttgcCAAGGCAGTTTTTGGGGATGAATAATAATTCATCAAGTAATAGTGAGCATTTTGTTCCTGCTTCTTGGACACACCTTTCTGGTTTTACTTCTTCCAATACTACCAATAATCCTCCATAG